The genomic window GTTATAGAAGATGCCCAAATCATCTTGTCGGCGATTTCAATGACAGGGGTGAGTGATGTCGTTTCTCAAATACAGTCTTTCCCCCTTTCTCCAAAAACAATTTTTGTGACAGCGACAAAAGGCTTAGACCCCAAAACTACCTGTACGCCTTCGCAAATTTGGCAAACAGCATTTCGGGATCATCCAGTCGTTGTTTTATCTGGGCCAAATCTATCGAAAGAAATTCAACAATCATTACCAGCTGCAACGGTAGCGGCCAGCAATGATATGGCTGCGGCTGAATTTGTGCAGCTGGTATTTTCTTCTCCTTGTTTTCGGGTATATACCAATCCTGATCCTTTAGGGGTGGAACTAGGGGGGACGTTGAAAAATATAATTGCGATCGCAGCTGGTGTCTGTGATGGCTTACATCTGGGAACCAACGCCAAAGCCGCTTTAGTCACCCGTGGACTCACAGAAATGGTTCGCATTGGCCATAGTTGGGGTGCAAAGACGGAAACATTTTATGGTTTATCCGGTCTAGGAGATTTGTTAGCAACTTGCAACAGTCCTTTGAGTCGCAATTACCAAGTTGGTTACCAAATGGCTGGTGGTAAAACACTGACAGAAATTCTGGCAAATCTACCAGGAACGGCTGAAGGTGTCAACACTTGCCAAGTATTAGTGCAACGAGCCAAGCAACAAAGTATTGCTATCCCCATTACTGAGCAAGTAGATCGCTTACTTCAAGGTGAAGTCACACCCCGACAAGCACTTTTAGAACTGATGCTACGAGATATCAAGCCAGAGTACAACTAAACTATTAAACGTGAGTGGGAGAAGTTTTATGGCGCTTTCTGCGTGTATACTAGCTAATCTATGACAACCTAGCACTTGTAGTTATTCCTGAATAATCCCTAGAAAAAAAATAATAAATCGTCAGGATATTACTTCCATTCCATGTAGATATGACTATGCCAATGATCAACATGATATTTATCAACAGATGTTTATACCAGTTACCAATGTGATCATAAATATTTATCAAAGTTGAAATAGTAACTAGGTACTTTATCATCTAAAGCCTAGATATAGATTTGAATAGCTATTGGTTCAATTCAGACGCTCAACCGATACAGTTCGGTATTAGTGTGGGAAGATTTCAGTTTGTTTTTTTTACAGAAAAATTTACTGAAAACCTCAACCGTGTTAGTTCATCTTGAATCACGGGAACAATAGCAACAGTTAATTAGCTGACCGTAATCTATTGTTACCTGGAGCCATTGAGACGATCGTTATGCCAGCAACATCTTTTTACGCAGATGCGGCCTCCAATACCAAAAAGTCCCGCCAGGCTTTGGATGAAGAACTCATCATTGATGATGGTGAGTTATCGGCAGATGATATCCAAGAGTTGGAAGTAGCTGCTGTTGATCCTGCTAACTTTGCTGCGAACACTAACCGTCGTAGTACAGACTTAGTACGTCTATATCTTCAGGAAATTGGGCGAGTTCGGCTTTTAGGGCGCGATGAAGAAGTTTCCGAAGCACAAAAAGTCCAACGTTACTTACGGATGCGGACTGTACTTGCTGATGCGGCAAAGCAAGGCGATGAAGTCATTGCACCATTTCTCAAGTTAGTTCAAGTTCAGGAGCGTCTGACATCTGAACTGGGACATCGCCCTTCTTTGGAAAGGTGGGCTACCACTGCTGGGATAGAGTTGCCGGATCTCAAACCCACTTTAGCAAATGGCAAGCGTCGTTGGGCGGAAATTGCCAAGTTAACTGTGGAAGAACTGGAACAAGTGCAGTCCCAGGGACTTCACGCCAAAGAACACATGATCAAGGCGAATCTGCGCTTGGTTGTTTCGGTGGCGAAAAAGTATCAAAATCGCGGTTTGGAATTATTAGATTTAGTTCAAGAAGGAACTTTAGGCTTAGAACGAGCCGTTGAAAAATTTGACCCGACGAAGGGATATCGCTTTAGTACTTACGCTTATTGGTGGATTCGTCAAGGAATTACGCGAGCGATCGCTACTTCTAGTCGGACAATTCGCTTACCTGTTCATATTACAGAAAAGCTGAATAAAATTAAAAAAGCTCAACGCAAAATTGCTCAAGAAAAAGGTCGCACTCCTACCTTAGAAGATTTAGCAATTGAGTTAGAAATGACACCAGCCGCAGTGCGCGAAGTGTTGCTCAGAGTCCCGCGTTCTGTTTCTCTGGAAACAAAAGTAGGTAAAGATAAAGACACCGAACTAGGTGAATTACTAGAAACCGACTGTGTAACCCCAGAAGAAATGTTAATGCGAGAATCTTTACAAAAAGACTTGCATAGTCTGTTGGCAGATTTAACTAGCCGTGAGCGTGATGTGATTCTCATGCGCTTTGGTTTGTCCGATGGTCATCCTTACTCCTTAGCCGAAATTGGCCGCGCTCTTGATTTGTCCAGAGAACGAGTCCGCCAAATCGAATCCAAAGCTTTACAAAAGCTCCGCCAACCAAAACGGCGCAACCTGATCCGTGATTATTTGGAATCTCTAAGTTAGTCATGAATCGGTTGTTATTGATTCTTGGCGGTTTCAAAACAGGCAGTTAATCTAAGAGGTTCAATTGTATCTCTTAGATATCCAACTTTCGGAATGAGTATTTCCAGTTTCTGAGGTTTGGTTTATGGAACCAAGCCACTTGGGATTGATCGGTTCTGTGAGCTTTCCCTCAGCCTACAGGTAGCGTCAAGCATGAAAAAATTCAAAATTGAAAAATTTTGCGCCGACTCAAACACAAGCTACCTGTAAATGCACACTTCAAGATTCAAGCTCCTGATGCTTGTATGGCTAATAGCTTGTATTTAATGTTGATTCCAGAATTATTCTTAATCATTTGGTAAATATTTGCAATAAGAGATGATTGTTGCAAATTGCCCTCAAAATTTGTTATATTCTCAATTAATAGGCTTTGTTGAGAAAAATTAGTATGACTGTTTACACATCTACTTCACTCAAGGCAGAACTGAATGATCGAGGCTGGCGTTTAACTCCCCAGCGCGAAACAATTCTACACATTTTTCAAGAACTTCCGCAAGGTGAACATCTGAGTGCAGAGGATCTTTATCATCGTTTAGAAAGTGATGGGGAAGGCATCAGTCTTTCCACTATCTATCGGACTTTGAAATTGATGGCACGCATGGGGATTTTGCGGGAATTAGAACTGGGAGAAGGACACAAGCATTACGAAATCAACCAGCCCTACCCCCATCATCACCACCATTTAATTTGTGTAAAATGCAACGCGACTATTGAGTTTAAAAACGACTCGATTTTAAAAATAGGTTCAAAAACTGCTCAAAAGGAAGGGTTTCACCTGCTGGACTGTCAAATGACAATCCACGCAGTATGTCCTAAATGTCAACGGGCGCTCATGCCTTTGTAACCACTGCATGAGGAGAGTCACCCGTTGGGAAATCATCTCTGTCAACATCGAGAGCGGATGCTAAAAGCGTCCGCTTCTGATATCACTGAGACTGATGCCATAAAATTCTTGGGCTTGCTTAATGGCTCTTTTGGTATCATCTGCCATCAAACCGTTGAGACGGCCTTGATAGAAACCTTTGTCTTGTAGTCGCCTTTGAATTTCCAAGATACTAAATTCACTCTGGGGAGCGGTATTAATTAAGCTATATAGTTTAGCTCTTGTGGTGGGGCCGGCGATACCACTAGCGGCTAAGTAATTAGCTGCTTGAAACTGACTTACCGCCTCCGCAGTCTGGGGACCAAAGTATCCATCTGGTATTCCTTTGAGATATCCTGCTTGGATCAAATGTTCTTGAAGAAGTCTGACTGCTTCACCGCGATGTCCTGTAATGAGATTGTCTGGATTAACTCTCTGTCTGGGAGGAGTTTCTGTTCCACCCACACCCACGGTTGGCAATTTGCTGATTGTTGCTGGGCCGACAATGCCATCAACATCTAATTTATAAGCTTGTTGAAATTGTTTGACGGCTATTTCTGTAATCGGTCCAAATATCCCTGTGGCTTGACTGGAATAGAAACCCGCTACCCGTAACTGTTCTTGTAAAACCTTCACTTGTTGGCCTTCATCACCTAACTGTAGCAGGTTGGAATTACGGCTTGTAGTTTGAGTTTTGACAGTATTAACTGTTGCAGCTGAGATGGCAGTGTTGGGTCTTGGAGGTTGTGGATTGCTATTACTGATTGTGGAAAATGGTGTACTGGCAGTACTGAGTTGGGGTAATTGTGGATTATTAGTACTTGGTATGGGCGCTTGATAACTCGGTTGTTGTGTAGGCCAAGTTTCTAATTGTTGTCTTGTGGTGACTCCGACAATGCCATCAACTGCTAAACCATAAGCTTGTTGAAAACGCCGGACAGCATCTTCTGTGGCGAAATCATAGACTTGTGTGATGGGAGCTTGATAAAAGCCTGCTTGTTGCAACTGTTCTTGGAGACTCCTGACAGAAGGGCCTTGATCGCCTCGTTCTAGTGCCAAAACGCTGCTGACAGAACTGAGAATAGACAAGGCTAGAGCTAGGGGTAACATATGCTTCCATGCTCTACTAGAAAGGCGTTTCCAGTCAGGTGCAGATGCTTTGTTTAATAAAGCACTCAGGGATACTAATTCGCTGGATGCGCTGTTCTCATAGGCATCGGCTAAATACAAATACGCAAGGTTGTCCATATCTGTTTCCTACACCAATTATTTTTCTTCGATGGTCGCTTCAGCTTGATGTACTAGATTTCGTAAATTTTCTAATGTCTGTATACTTACATCCTGCCATAAACTACGCTGGTGTGCTTCTAATAATTTTTCAGCAATATCACGCATTGCCCAAGGATTTTTATCTTGGATAAATTCACAGACGACGGGATCTAATAAATACGCCTGTGTTATGCCCTCATACATATGGTCTTCCACACATTGGGCTGTAGCATCGTAGGCAAATAGATAATCGACTGTGGCGGCCATTTCAAATGCACCTTTGTAGCCGTGGCGCATCATGCCTTCGATCCATTTGGGGTTAACTACACGAGAACGATATACCCGTGCAATTTCTGCTTTGAGTTGGCGAACACGTGGTTGATCTGGATTGGAATTGTCACCAAAATAGGTTTGCGGATTTTTTCCTTGAAGTGACCGCACGGCTGCTGTTAATCCACCCTGAAACTGGTAATAATCATCAGAATCGAGGATGTCGTGTTCGCGATTATCTTGGTTATGTAGGACAATTTGCATTTGTGCCAAGCGTTGCTCAAAGGCTTCTGGGGCAGAAATTCCCACTAATTCGCCTTTTGCATCGGGGGAACTTGCACTGGTGTAAGCGTAGCAACTCCAATTAATATAAGCACGAGCTAAATCCTGATCATCTGTCCAATTTTGCGATGCCATTAAGCCTTGAAGTCCGGCACCATAAGCACCTGGTTGAGAACCAAAAACCCGGTATTGCGATCGCAATCCGGCTGCTTCTGGAGTCAAACCTTGTTGTATCCAATAATCGGTATCTTGGTTAACTTGGGCTGCCAAGGGATTATACTCTGAGGTTTCGTTCAGTGCTGCTACTGCTGATACAGCTTGCTCAAATAAATCAATTAAATTGGGGAAAGCGTCTCTAAAAAATCCCGAAATACGTAAGGTGACATCGACACGGGGACGACCCAAAATGCTCAGGGGTAGAATTTCAAAGTCTACGACTCGCCGGGCTGCACCATCCCAAACCGGACGTACACCGAGTAAAGCCAAGGCTTCGGCGATGTCATCTCCACCAGTTCGCATAGTTGCAGTTCCCCACAACGATAACCCCAATGTTTTGGGATACTCACCGTTTTCTTGGGTGTAGCATTCAATCAGGTTTTCCGCGGCTTTTCTGCCGATATCCCAAGCGGTTTCTGTGGGGATGGCGCGAATATCCACTGAATAAAAGTTTCTCCCAGTGGGGAGGACTTCCGGGCGGCCGCGTGTGGGTGCGCCAGAAGGGGCGCTGGGGATGTACTTACCATCAAGTCCGTGGAGTAAGTTGGTAATTTCTGCGTCTGTTTGTTGTAAGGCGGGGAGGAGTTTGCTGTTTATCCAGTTGAGAGTGGGGGGGAGTGGGGAGTGGGGAGTGGGGAGTGGGGAGTGGGGAGTGGGGAGTTGTTCTACTAATTGGGCTGCGTGTGCTTCCAAGATTTCTACTGCATCACCCACAGTCCGACAGGAGTCTTGAGCTTTGGTGGCTAAAACCTGTTGGTCATTTGCGGATAATTGAGTTTTGAAGTCTGTTGTCAGGGGATCGAAATCTAAACCCCAATCTGCGGCGATCGCGCGGGTAAGACCTATAGAGTAACGGTTGGGGATGCGAGCGATCGCCACGATTAAATCTCGCAGTTGTCGTCCTTGGGGACATTGGCCAAAAATGTGTAATCCGTCGCGAATTTGGGCTTCTTTTAGTTCGCAAAGATAGCCACCGATGAAATTCAAAATTACAGATTCAAACTTTAAAATATCGGTTTCATTGGCGATCCCTAAATCTTTGTGAAGATTTTCTTGGATGACTAATTCCCGGATGTGATCGCGAATTAATGGTAAACGCGTCGGATCTAAACTTTCCGCTTCGTAATATTCATCAACTAAATTTTCTAACTGTTGCAAAGCCCCATAAAGTTCAGCCCGCGTCATCGGAGGAGTGAGATGGTCTAAAATCACCGCTTGGGCGCGACGCTTGGCTTGTGAACCCTCACCAGGGTCATTGACAATAAACGGATAAAGGTGGGGAAGTGCGCCAAAAGCCACTTCGGGATAACAACTACTAGATAAAGCCACACTTTTACCCGGTAGCCATTCTAGATTTCCATGTTTCCCCACATGAACCACCGCATCAGCATGAAAACTTTCCCGCACCCAATGATAAAAAGCCAAATAAGCGTGAGTCGGCACTAAATCCGGTGCATGATAATTCAAACTAGGGTCAAGATCATAACCCCGTGATGGCTGAATCCCCACAAAAATGTTACCGAGTTGCATTCCAGAAACGGGGAAGGAAGAGGCAGGGGTGCAGGGGGCAGGGGGCAGGGGGGAGGAGGAAGAGGCAGGGGTGCAGGGGGCAGGGGGCAGGGGAGAGGAGGAAGAGGTGGGGGGTTCTGAGTTTTCAGATGCGGCTCCCCATCTTTGGGTAATTTCTTGCTGTACAGTTGTCGGTAAAGTGGCAAAATACGCTTGATAATCTGCACCAGAAAGACTTTGCTGCACAGGTCGCAATTCTCGACCTTCAGGATCATTAGTTACGCCAGTGGTGAGACGTTGGATTAATTCATCTCCGTGAATGGGGGGATTTTCCACCACATAGCCAGCGCCCTGTAAAGCTTTAATTATTTCCACACAACTGGCTGGCGTGTCCAATCCTACGCCATTCGCTAACCTGCCATTGCGATTCGGGTAATTTGCCAAAATCAGGGCAATACGGCGCTCCTGGGGAGGCTTAGAGCGGAGTTTTACCCAATTGGCTGCTAGTTCAACTACAAACTCAATGCGATCGCTCACCGGTTCATAAACCATCACATCTGTTTCTAAGTCAGGATTTCGCGAGAGTACCGTCTTAAAAGACACAGCGCGAGTAATAATCCGTCCATCTACCTCTGGTAGCGCCACATTCATCGCCATATCACGGGGAGAAAGCCCTTGTAATTGTGACTCCCACTGTTCCACACCACCGCCACTGAGGATAACTTGGAACACCGGCACATTTAATTTTTGCCACAAATCGATTTGCGGTGCTTCTGTTTCCAAACGCGCCAGAGAAAAACTTGTAGTATTCAGCAATACTCCAATTTGATCTGTATCTTTCGGCTGGAAAAACTCACTCAATTCTGCTTGAACATCAGGGTCACGCAATGAAGAAACAAACACTGGTAAAGGTTGCAAATTGCGCTTTACTAAAGCTGTACACAAAGCATCAATTACCTTCGTATTCCCAGATAGATAATGAGCGCGGTAAAAAAGAATCCCAACTTTAGGCAATGAGGAAGAGGAGCCAGAAACATTTTTGCATAAGCTCAAAGTTTTCCCCCCTGCACCCTGCACCCTGCCCCCCTGCCTCTTATACAAGCCGACACGCGGAATCCCTTGTGGTGGTAAGGGTTGAAACGAAGTATGAAGACAAGTATCTGAGATAAATTGCAGAGCGTTAACAATGTTTTCCACCCCTCCTTCCCTGAAATACTGTAATACTTGATTAACAGCACTCAAAGGCAAAGTAGATTGGGAAATTAATTCCGGATCAAGACCATCGTCCCCAGGCATTACAATAAGGGTGATACCCTGACGTTGTACAATTTCCTGAACTACTTCCAAACCATAAGCCCAATAGGAACGTCCTCCTAACAGGCGCAAAATAATTACTTGGGCAGATTCTAAAACTTCCTCGCCATAGGAATCTATACTTATTTGTTGTTGCAGCTGCAACAAACTAGCAACTCGGATGGCTGGAAATGTTTCAGGTAATTTAGGGACGGCTGCTGCTAGGGTTTGAATGTCAGTATCAGCAGCAGTAATAAATACAAAAGGAGCTGGTGTTTGTTCTAAAAAAACTAAACCTTCTGACTGATTCCATCCGCCTGGTGTAGCACTGATACGATGCATAATCCTTTATTACCGTCTTAAACTGTTGATTAGAAAACATGAGCATTGAGCAAACTAGGGACTGACAAATAAAAAAACATCCAAACAGCTAACGCCCTCAACTTCTCTCATCCTGATTTCTCTCTGTTCTCTGTACCTCTGTGGTAGCCTGCGGTCAGGCGCTAGCGCGTCTACGTTTATTTGGTTAATTTATTTCTTGGAAATCCCTTATTATTAGACCATTGAAAATGCTTAGTTCTCCTGATTTGAGTTTTTCGCGCAACTTGCCTTTAGTTGTATTTAATCAGCTTGGGGAATTGTTACAGCAGATGGCTCAAGTAGTAGGAACTGCTGCACTGCTAATCACAGAAGCTGTATTGGCAAGGATTGATACACCACTAGAGTGGCAGCATCAAAGGTTTACGCTGGTGATTTCTGAGCAGTTTAGCGCACTTTTATTAGGCACGCAGGAGCCGGGAAAGCCAGAAAGTTATACAGCATTCAATACTAGTTTGACATTTAATTCCGAGGCGATCGCTTTGTTTGTCTCCCAAGTGAGAGACTTGTTTACAGCTGATTCCTACACTCATCAACATCTGGAACGCTATCGTCAAGCTCTCAAACCGAATGATACCCAGATCCAAACTAAATTTACGCTGTTGTTATTAGAGTATTTTTTGCCACAGCCAAGTCAGGAGATTACAGAAGCTTTAGTTGATTCCTCTCAGCCGGTGGAAGATACCTGTAAAAAACAGACTTTCTCAGAGCAACTTTTAAATCAGGTCACGAATCAGGTTCGCCAAAGCTTAGACTTGCCAGTAATTATGGCTACAGCAATTGCTTTGGTGCGAAAGTTTCTGGAACTAGACAGATTAGTAGTATATAAATTTGACGATTCCAGAGTCAATAGTCAACAGTTAACGGTTAACGCTCAAAACCCATTCTCTGGGGGTTGGATCGTCCATGAAGCCTGTTCTCAAAATATTATGCCGTCGGTGTTGTCTGATCAAGAAGAAGCTTGTTTTAGGCGAAATTATCCCGGTTGGGAAAAATATCGGCAAGGATTTACTTTAGTTGTTGATGATGTGGAAAAAACTTATGCGCTGGAAGAATGTTTATTAAATTTTTGCAGAAAAAGCCAAGTTAGGGCGAAACTGGTAGCACCAATTATATTTGAACAAAAGCTGTGGGGGTTACTGATTGCTCATCAATGTCACACTCCCCGACAATGGACTGAGAGTGAGAAAAATTTACTAACTGCGATCGCGGAACAATTAGCGATCGCCATTCATCAATCTGAGTTAATACCATCTCTGCAAGAGGCTACGCGCACGCTGACGCAAGAAAATGAAACTCTGGAAAAACGCGTAATTGAGCGGACAATGGCGTTACGGGAAGCTTTACTGGCTGCTGAAGCTGCTAGCCGCCTCAGAAATCAATTTCTCGCTACTATCAGCCATGAATTGCTTACGCCTTTAACTTACGTCATCGGGATGTCTTCCACATTGCTACGTTGGCCTTTGGGAGAATTGAGTCAACGCCAACGAGATTATCTGCAAACAATCCACGATAGTGGAGAACATTTATTAGAACTAATTAACGACATCCTCGATTTATCACAAATTGAAGCGGGGAAAACAGTATTAAATATTACAGAATTTTCTTTGACAGATACAGCCAAAACTTCCGTAGAATCACTATTAAAAAAAGCTGACAACGAACAAGTCAATCTGCAACTGGATATGCAAGTCGCTCCCCAGCGCGATCGCTTTACTGCCGACGCAGGGCGAATACAACAAATCATCTGGAATCTGTTAACTAATGCCATTAAGTTTACCCCTAAAGGTGGCAGTGTCACCTTGCGGATTTGGGTAGAAGATAATACCGCTATTTTTCAAATTGAAGACACTGGAATTGGCATTTCCGAAGCACAATTACCACTACTGTTTGAGAAATTTCAGCAACTCGATACACCCTATCGCCGCCGTTACGAAGGTACAGGACTCGGTTTAGCTTTAACCAAACAACTTGTAGAACTGCATCGGGGTCGAATTGAAGTAGAATCGACCGTGGCTATTGGTTCAATTTTCACTGTATGGATACCAGCCCAACTGTGAATGGATTTTGCCTGATTTTTGCTTGCCTTAATCAGTGCTGATTACCGGGAAAAAATCAGATTTTGAGCCTGCTTAGGCAGTTTTAGCCTCAAACTTCTAGGATGCAGGGACTGGGAAATTCACTTGAAGCAACTGCGGAAGATTTTTGTTGAATGGGAATTTTAATCACGAATTCTGTCCCTTCTCCCAATGTAGATTGACAACAGAGACTACCTCCATGTTTTTCTACAATAATCTGGTGACTAATAGACAACCCTAATCCTGTTCCTTTTCCCATAGATTTCGTGGTAAAAAAGGAATTAAATAACCTTGATTTCACAGCTTCGCTCATTCCTGGACCGTTATCAGCAATGTGAATGGCAACCCAACCATCGCCAATCATTTTAGTACTAATCTCAATGCGACTTGGTTGTTGCTTAATATCCTCAAGGGAACGCTGTTGATCATACTCTTCTAAAGCATCAATGGCATTAGCCAGAATATTCATAAATACTTGATTAAGTTTTCCTGTATAGCACTCAATGAGCGGCAATTCAGTGTAATTCTTCACCACTTCGATGGCAGGATGCTCTCGTTTTGCCTTTAAGCGGTAATTCAAAATAGTCAGTGTACTATCAATTCCTTCGTGGATATTAATCGCTTTCGTATTAAATTCGTCTATATGAGAAAAAATTCGCATAGACTTGATAATTTCGTGAATGCGTTTTGCACCCATATTCATGGATTTGAACAGCTTAATTAAATCATTCTTTAGAAAATCCAAGTCTGTTGCTTCTAGTTCTGCTTGAATTGCCGGGCTAGGATTTGGGTATTCCTGTTGATAAAGATACACAAGTTTGAGTAATTCTTCTGCATATTCATGAGCATG from Nodularia sp. LEGE 06071 includes these protein-coding regions:
- the cobN gene encoding cobaltochelatase subunit CobN, whose amino-acid sequence is MHRISATPGGWNQSEGLVFLEQTPAPFVFITAADTDIQTLAAAVPKLPETFPAIRVASLLQLQQQISIDSYGEEVLESAQVIILRLLGGRSYWAYGLEVVQEIVQRQGITLIVMPGDDGLDPELISQSTLPLSAVNQVLQYFREGGVENIVNALQFISDTCLHTSFQPLPPQGIPRVGLYKRQGGRVQGAGGKTLSLCKNVSGSSSSLPKVGILFYRAHYLSGNTKVIDALCTALVKRNLQPLPVFVSSLRDPDVQAELSEFFQPKDTDQIGVLLNTTSFSLARLETEAPQIDLWQKLNVPVFQVILSGGGVEQWESQLQGLSPRDMAMNVALPEVDGRIITRAVSFKTVLSRNPDLETDVMVYEPVSDRIEFVVELAANWVKLRSKPPQERRIALILANYPNRNGRLANGVGLDTPASCVEIIKALQGAGYVVENPPIHGDELIQRLTTGVTNDPEGRELRPVQQSLSGADYQAYFATLPTTVQQEITQRWGAASENSEPPTSSSSPLPPAPCTPASSSSPLPPAPCTPASSFPVSGMQLGNIFVGIQPSRGYDLDPSLNYHAPDLVPTHAYLAFYHWVRESFHADAVVHVGKHGNLEWLPGKSVALSSSCYPEVAFGALPHLYPFIVNDPGEGSQAKRRAQAVILDHLTPPMTRAELYGALQQLENLVDEYYEAESLDPTRLPLIRDHIRELVIQENLHKDLGIANETDILKFESVILNFIGGYLCELKEAQIRDGLHIFGQCPQGRQLRDLIVAIARIPNRYSIGLTRAIAADWGLDFDPLTTDFKTQLSANDQQVLATKAQDSCRTVGDAVEILEAHAAQLVEQLPTPHSPLPTPHSPLPPTLNWINSKLLPALQQTDAEITNLLHGLDGKYIPSAPSGAPTRGRPEVLPTGRNFYSVDIRAIPTETAWDIGRKAAENLIECYTQENGEYPKTLGLSLWGTATMRTGGDDIAEALALLGVRPVWDGAARRVVDFEILPLSILGRPRVDVTLRISGFFRDAFPNLIDLFEQAVSAVAALNETSEYNPLAAQVNQDTDYWIQQGLTPEAAGLRSQYRVFGSQPGAYGAGLQGLMASQNWTDDQDLARAYINWSCYAYTSASSPDAKGELVGISAPEAFEQRLAQMQIVLHNQDNREHDILDSDDYYQFQGGLTAAVRSLQGKNPQTYFGDNSNPDQPRVRQLKAEIARVYRSRVVNPKWIEGMMRHGYKGAFEMAATVDYLFAYDATAQCVEDHMYEGITQAYLLDPVVCEFIQDKNPWAMRDIAEKLLEAHQRSLWQDVSIQTLENLRNLVHQAEATIEEK
- a CDS encoding Fur family transcriptional regulator, which gives rise to MTVYTSTSLKAELNDRGWRLTPQRETILHIFQELPQGEHLSAEDLYHRLESDGEGISLSTIYRTLKLMARMGILRELELGEGHKHYEINQPYPHHHHHLICVKCNATIEFKNDSILKIGSKTAQKEGFHLLDCQMTIHAVCPKCQRALMPL
- a CDS encoding peptidoglycan-binding protein encodes the protein MDNLAYLYLADAYENSASSELVSLSALLNKASAPDWKRLSSRAWKHMLPLALALSILSSVSSVLALERGDQGPSVRSLQEQLQQAGFYQAPITQVYDFATEDAVRRFQQAYGLAVDGIVGVTTRQQLETWPTQQPSYQAPIPSTNNPQLPQLSTASTPFSTISNSNPQPPRPNTAISAATVNTVKTQTTSRNSNLLQLGDEGQQVKVLQEQLRVAGFYSSQATGIFGPITEIAVKQFQQAYKLDVDGIVGPATISKLPTVGVGGTETPPRQRVNPDNLITGHRGEAVRLLQEHLIQAGYLKGIPDGYFGPQTAEAVSQFQAANYLAASGIAGPTTRAKLYSLINTAPQSEFSILEIQRRLQDKGFYQGRLNGLMADDTKRAIKQAQEFYGISLSDIRSGRF
- a CDS encoding sensor histidine kinase, which encodes MNLVSEQTATILIVDDHPANLGVLSDALDQAGLEVWVAKSGKVALERVQYALPHLILLDVMMPEMDGFETCRRLKANPATQEIPVIFMTALSDTANKVAGFEVGAVDYITKPFQQEEVLSRVKLHLKLYYLSQKLEQKNIQLEQKVAEVSLAHNQLQQMQIKLIQSEKLSSLGQMVAGITHEINNPVNFIYGNLIHAHEYAEELLKLVYLYQQEYPNPSPAIQAELEATDLDFLKNDLIKLFKSMNMGAKRIHEIIKSMRIFSHIDEFNTKAINIHEGIDSTLTILNYRLKAKREHPAIEVVKNYTELPLIECYTGKLNQVFMNILANAIDALEEYDQQRSLEDIKQQPSRIEISTKMIGDGWVAIHIADNGPGMSEAVKSRLFNSFFTTKSMGKGTGLGLSISHQIIVEKHGGSLCCQSTLGEGTEFVIKIPIQQKSSAVASSEFPSPCILEV
- a CDS encoding NAD(P)H-dependent glycerol-3-phosphate dehydrogenase, with product MQKTTIAILGAGAWGLALADLATANGHQVRMWSRRGSANLQAVIEDAQIILSAISMTGVSDVVSQIQSFPLSPKTIFVTATKGLDPKTTCTPSQIWQTAFRDHPVVVLSGPNLSKEIQQSLPAATVAASNDMAAAEFVQLVFSSPCFRVYTNPDPLGVELGGTLKNIIAIAAGVCDGLHLGTNAKAALVTRGLTEMVRIGHSWGAKTETFYGLSGLGDLLATCNSPLSRNYQVGYQMAGGKTLTEILANLPGTAEGVNTCQVLVQRAKQQSIAIPITEQVDRLLQGEVTPRQALLELMLRDIKPEYN
- a CDS encoding GAF domain-containing sensor histidine kinase — protein: MLSSPDLSFSRNLPLVVFNQLGELLQQMAQVVGTAALLITEAVLARIDTPLEWQHQRFTLVISEQFSALLLGTQEPGKPESYTAFNTSLTFNSEAIALFVSQVRDLFTADSYTHQHLERYRQALKPNDTQIQTKFTLLLLEYFLPQPSQEITEALVDSSQPVEDTCKKQTFSEQLLNQVTNQVRQSLDLPVIMATAIALVRKFLELDRLVVYKFDDSRVNSQQLTVNAQNPFSGGWIVHEACSQNIMPSVLSDQEEACFRRNYPGWEKYRQGFTLVVDDVEKTYALEECLLNFCRKSQVRAKLVAPIIFEQKLWGLLIAHQCHTPRQWTESEKNLLTAIAEQLAIAIHQSELIPSLQEATRTLTQENETLEKRVIERTMALREALLAAEAASRLRNQFLATISHELLTPLTYVIGMSSTLLRWPLGELSQRQRDYLQTIHDSGEHLLELINDILDLSQIEAGKTVLNITEFSLTDTAKTSVESLLKKADNEQVNLQLDMQVAPQRDRFTADAGRIQQIIWNLLTNAIKFTPKGGSVTLRIWVEDNTAIFQIEDTGIGISEAQLPLLFEKFQQLDTPYRRRYEGTGLGLALTKQLVELHRGRIEVESTVAIGSIFTVWIPAQL
- the sigC gene encoding RNA polymerase sigma factor SigC, which codes for MPATSFYADAASNTKKSRQALDEELIIDDGELSADDIQELEVAAVDPANFAANTNRRSTDLVRLYLQEIGRVRLLGRDEEVSEAQKVQRYLRMRTVLADAAKQGDEVIAPFLKLVQVQERLTSELGHRPSLERWATTAGIELPDLKPTLANGKRRWAEIAKLTVEELEQVQSQGLHAKEHMIKANLRLVVSVAKKYQNRGLELLDLVQEGTLGLERAVEKFDPTKGYRFSTYAYWWIRQGITRAIATSSRTIRLPVHITEKLNKIKKAQRKIAQEKGRTPTLEDLAIELEMTPAAVREVLLRVPRSVSLETKVGKDKDTELGELLETDCVTPEEMLMRESLQKDLHSLLADLTSRERDVILMRFGLSDGHPYSLAEIGRALDLSRERVRQIESKALQKLRQPKRRNLIRDYLESLS